A window of the Lepisosteus oculatus isolate fLepOcu1 chromosome 14, fLepOcu1.hap2, whole genome shotgun sequence genome harbors these coding sequences:
- the LOC138243268 gene encoding uncharacterized protein isoform X2, translated as MLPSAQSRFLFLPWGGIQAVNLSFHLYSLPSLYSLMAGGGNANFLAETSLISPLQTSAVFAATVQCCFSCRLGESTLVWDPPGRMALPTIPAAFLLVLWTTGRPVLYVEGGRPHSGPGFEHRAQMSGDKARLGNYSLTIAAVTFSDTGLYECYREAERDHLQFLEDTYLTVTAHEENVTHQSGASLSLPLHTTGPVEVLFDPAGSTQSSRVLLSSAGPPDPGYEHRVSVQNSSLTLHSLTPADQGSYTVRDLQGNTISTVTVTVGAQRVTVTLQPGASLSVPLLTGEPVEVLFDPAGGGNWTSVCSVQNSTASCVPQYRDRVLVENQELRLQDLRASDEGIYTVLLSHIQKAVSTVSLTVEDPLRHRSVGVITGVTGVGVAGVILAILGVWVGMRRSRTTIRNDRTYELTRRDDAPNDSSSAISPPADQPETGSQNGVCPQVPGVQVTEETGDGHSDPVVSNGHRLQG; from the exons ATGTTACCTTCTGCCCAGTCAcgatttttgtttttgccttggGGGGGAATCCAAGCTGTTAATCTGTCTTTCCATTTGTATTCTCTACCCAGTTTATATTCACTTATGGCAGGAGGGGGCAATGCCAATTTTCTTGCTGAAACATCTCTTATCTCCCCCTTACAGACCAGCGCGGTCTTTGCAGCGACTGTTCAGTGTTGCTTCAGCTGCAGATTGGGAGAGTCGACTCTCGTCTGGGATCCTCCTGGCAGGATGGCGCTCCCGACAATCCCTGCTGCCTTTTTACTGGTGCTCTGGACCACGG GAAGACCTGTGCTGTATGTCGAAGGTGGAAGACCTCATTCTGGACCCGGGTTCGAGCACAGAGCCCAGATGTCCGGAGACAAGGCCAGACTGGGAAATTACTCCCTGACCATCGCTGCTGTGACGTTCTCCGACACGGGCCTGTATGAGTGCTATCGGGAAGCCGAGCGAGACCACCTGCAGTTCCTGGAGGACACTTATCTCACTGTCACAG CTCATGAAGAAAATGTCACCCATCAGTCTggagcctctctgtctctccctctccatactactggtccagtggaggtgctgtttgatcctgcaggatctACCCAGTCTTCCAGagtcttactgagcagcgcagggcCCCCTGACCCCGGGTATGAACATagagtgtcagtgcagaacagctctctgacactgcactccctcactccagctgatcaggggAGCTACACAGTAAGGGACCTTCAGGGAAACACCATCAGCACTGTGACAGTCACTGTGGGAG ctcaaagagtcactgtcaccctgcagcctggagcctctctgtctgtccctctgctcactggagagccagtggaggtgctgtttgatcctgcaggaggtggaaactggacctcagtgtgctctgtccagaacagcacagccagctgtgtcccccagtacagAGACAGAGTGTTGGTGGAGAATCAGGAGTTGAGACTGCAGGACCTGAGGGCGTCTGATGAGGGGATCTATACAGTTTTGCTCTCACACATCCAGAAGGCCGTCAgcactgtctctctcactgtggaGG ACCCTCTTCGTCACAGGTCTGTCGGAGTGATCACTGGTGTCACTGGTGTTGGTGTTGCTGGAGTCATCCTGGCAATCCTGGGAGTATGGGTCGGGATGAGGAGATCAAGGACGACGATCAGGAATGACAGGACCTATGAACTGACAAGGAGAGATGATGCCCCGAATGACAGCAGCTCAGCGATCAGTCCTCCAGCAGATCAACCAGAAACTGGTAGTCAGAATGGAGTCTGTCCTCAGGTCCCTGGTGTCCAGGTGACTGAGGAGACAGGAGACGGACACTCTGATCCTGTTGTCTCCAAtggacacagactgcaggggtgA
- the LOC138243268 gene encoding uncharacterized protein isoform X1 gives MLPSAQSRFLFLPWGGIQAVNLSFHLYSLPSLYSLMAGGGNANFLAETSLISPLQTSAVFAATVQCCFSCRLGESTLVWDPPGRMALPTIPAAFLLVLWTTESCAGPVTVRFLDSATLPCISKDPAPVDQPAVKWVLSTGRPVLYVEGGRPHSGPGFEHRAQMSGDKARLGNYSLTIAAVTFSDTGLYECYREAERDHLQFLEDTYLTVTAHEENVTHQSGASLSLPLHTTGPVEVLFDPAGSTQSSRVLLSSAGPPDPGYEHRVSVQNSSLTLHSLTPADQGSYTVRDLQGNTISTVTVTVGAQRVTVTLQPGASLSVPLLTGEPVEVLFDPAGGGNWTSVCSVQNSTASCVPQYRDRVLVENQELRLQDLRASDEGIYTVLLSHIQKAVSTVSLTVEDPLRHRSVGVITGVTGVGVAGVILAILGVWVGMRRSRTTIRNDRTYELTRRDDAPNDSSSAISPPADQPETGSQNGVCPQVPGVQVTEETGDGHSDPVVSNGHRLQG, from the exons ATGTTACCTTCTGCCCAGTCAcgatttttgtttttgccttggGGGGGAATCCAAGCTGTTAATCTGTCTTTCCATTTGTATTCTCTACCCAGTTTATATTCACTTATGGCAGGAGGGGGCAATGCCAATTTTCTTGCTGAAACATCTCTTATCTCCCCCTTACAGACCAGCGCGGTCTTTGCAGCGACTGTTCAGTGTTGCTTCAGCTGCAGATTGGGAGAGTCGACTCTCGTCTGGGATCCTCCTGGCAGGATGGCGCTCCCGACAATCCCTGCTGCCTTTTTACTGGTGCTCTGGACCACGG AGTCCTGTGCTGGCCCTGTCACTGTGAGATTTTTGGACTCGGCTACACTGCCCTGCATCTCCAAGGATCCAGCCCCTGTGGACCAGCCTGCTGTAAAATGGGTGTTGTCTACAGGAAGACCTGTGCTGTATGTCGAAGGTGGAAGACCTCATTCTGGACCCGGGTTCGAGCACAGAGCCCAGATGTCCGGAGACAAGGCCAGACTGGGAAATTACTCCCTGACCATCGCTGCTGTGACGTTCTCCGACACGGGCCTGTATGAGTGCTATCGGGAAGCCGAGCGAGACCACCTGCAGTTCCTGGAGGACACTTATCTCACTGTCACAG CTCATGAAGAAAATGTCACCCATCAGTCTggagcctctctgtctctccctctccatactactggtccagtggaggtgctgtttgatcctgcaggatctACCCAGTCTTCCAGagtcttactgagcagcgcagggcCCCCTGACCCCGGGTATGAACATagagtgtcagtgcagaacagctctctgacactgcactccctcactccagctgatcaggggAGCTACACAGTAAGGGACCTTCAGGGAAACACCATCAGCACTGTGACAGTCACTGTGGGAG ctcaaagagtcactgtcaccctgcagcctggagcctctctgtctgtccctctgctcactggagagccagtggaggtgctgtttgatcctgcaggaggtggaaactggacctcagtgtgctctgtccagaacagcacagccagctgtgtcccccagtacagAGACAGAGTGTTGGTGGAGAATCAGGAGTTGAGACTGCAGGACCTGAGGGCGTCTGATGAGGGGATCTATACAGTTTTGCTCTCACACATCCAGAAGGCCGTCAgcactgtctctctcactgtggaGG ACCCTCTTCGTCACAGGTCTGTCGGAGTGATCACTGGTGTCACTGGTGTTGGTGTTGCTGGAGTCATCCTGGCAATCCTGGGAGTATGGGTCGGGATGAGGAGATCAAGGACGACGATCAGGAATGACAGGACCTATGAACTGACAAGGAGAGATGATGCCCCGAATGACAGCAGCTCAGCGATCAGTCCTCCAGCAGATCAACCAGAAACTGGTAGTCAGAATGGAGTCTGTCCTCAGGTCCCTGGTGTCCAGGTGACTGAGGAGACAGGAGACGGACACTCTGATCCTGTTGTCTCCAAtggacacagactgcaggggtgA
- the LOC138243268 gene encoding uncharacterized protein isoform X3, with product MLPSAQSRFLFLPWGGIQAVNLSFHLYSLPSLYSLMAGGGNANFLAETSLISPLQTSAVFAATVQCCFSCRLGESTLVWDPPGRMALPTIPAAFLLVLWTTESCAGPVTVRFLDSATLPCISKDPAPVDQPAVKWVLSTGRPVLYVEGGRPHSGPGFEHRAQMSGDKARLGNYSLTIAAVTFSDTGLYECYREAERDHLQFLEDTYLTVTAHEENVTHQSGASLSLPLHTTGPVEVLFDPAGSTQSSRVLLSSAGPPDPGYEHRVSVQNSSLTLHSLTPADQGSYTVRDLQGNTISTVTVTVGAQRVTVTLQPGASLSVPLLTGEPVEVLFDPAGGGNWTSVCSVQNSTASCVPQYRDRVLVENQELRLQDLRASDEGIYTVLLSHIQKAVSTVSLTVEGLSE from the exons ATGTTACCTTCTGCCCAGTCAcgatttttgtttttgccttggGGGGGAATCCAAGCTGTTAATCTGTCTTTCCATTTGTATTCTCTACCCAGTTTATATTCACTTATGGCAGGAGGGGGCAATGCCAATTTTCTTGCTGAAACATCTCTTATCTCCCCCTTACAGACCAGCGCGGTCTTTGCAGCGACTGTTCAGTGTTGCTTCAGCTGCAGATTGGGAGAGTCGACTCTCGTCTGGGATCCTCCTGGCAGGATGGCGCTCCCGACAATCCCTGCTGCCTTTTTACTGGTGCTCTGGACCACGG AGTCCTGTGCTGGCCCTGTCACTGTGAGATTTTTGGACTCGGCTACACTGCCCTGCATCTCCAAGGATCCAGCCCCTGTGGACCAGCCTGCTGTAAAATGGGTGTTGTCTACAGGAAGACCTGTGCTGTATGTCGAAGGTGGAAGACCTCATTCTGGACCCGGGTTCGAGCACAGAGCCCAGATGTCCGGAGACAAGGCCAGACTGGGAAATTACTCCCTGACCATCGCTGCTGTGACGTTCTCCGACACGGGCCTGTATGAGTGCTATCGGGAAGCCGAGCGAGACCACCTGCAGTTCCTGGAGGACACTTATCTCACTGTCACAG CTCATGAAGAAAATGTCACCCATCAGTCTggagcctctctgtctctccctctccatactactggtccagtggaggtgctgtttgatcctgcaggatctACCCAGTCTTCCAGagtcttactgagcagcgcagggcCCCCTGACCCCGGGTATGAACATagagtgtcagtgcagaacagctctctgacactgcactccctcactccagctgatcaggggAGCTACACAGTAAGGGACCTTCAGGGAAACACCATCAGCACTGTGACAGTCACTGTGGGAG ctcaaagagtcactgtcaccctgcagcctggagcctctctgtctgtccctctgctcactggagagccagtggaggtgctgtttgatcctgcaggaggtggaaactggacctcagtgtgctctgtccagaacagcacagccagctgtgtcccccagtacagAGACAGAGTGTTGGTGGAGAATCAGGAGTTGAGACTGCAGGACCTGAGGGCGTCTGATGAGGGGATCTATACAGTTTTGCTCTCACACATCCAGAAGGCCGTCAgcactgtctctctcactgtggaGG GTCTGTCGGAGTGA